The DNA sequence TACGCCAACTGACTGCGCAACTGTCGCGCCGCCGCCACCATGTTGACCAGCGCCGCTTCGGTCTCCGGCCACGCGCGGGTCTTGAGGCCGCAATCGGGGTTGACCCACAGGCGCTGCGCCGGGATGCGCTTGACCGCTTTACTCATCAACTTGACCATCTCGGCGGTGTCCGGCACGCGCGGCGAGTGGATGTCGTAGACGCCCGGGCCGATGTCGTTCGGGTAGTCGAACGCTTCGAAGGCTTCGAGCAACTCCATGTCCGAACGCGAGGTTTCGATGGTGATCACGTCGGCGTCCATGTCGGCGATCGCCTTGATCACGTCATTGAATTCGCTGTAGCACATGTGGGTGTGAATCTGGGTTTCATCCTTCACCCCCGACGCTGTCAGGCGGAACGCCTGCACGGCCCAGTCGAGGTATTCCTGCCATTGTTCACGGCGCAGCGGCAGGCCTTCGCGGAACGCGGCTTCGTCGATCTGCACGATCTTGATTCCGGCGTTTTCCAGGTCCACCACTTCGTCACGCAGGGCCAGCGCCAATTGTTGCGCCTGGATTTTGCGCGATACGTCCTCACGGGGGAACGACCACATCAGCATGGTCACCGGGCCGGTCAGCATGCCTTTCATGACCTTGTCGGTCAGGCTCTGGGCGTAGGTGATCCAGTCCACGGTCATGGCGTTCGGACGGCTGAGGTCGCCATATATCACCGCCGGTTTCACGCAACGGGAACCGTAGCTCTGGACCCAGCCGAAGCGGGTGAACAGGTAACCGTCGAGCTGCTCGGCGAAGTACTCGACCATGTCGTTGCGCTCGGCTTCACCGTGCACCAGCACATCGAGGCCCAGACGTTCCTGCACCTGTACCGCGTGGCGGATTTCGCTGCGCATGGCATCGTGGTAGTCGTTGGCCGACAACTTGCCCTGCTTGAACGCCTGACGGGCCAGACGAATCGAGCCAGTCTGCGGGAACGAGCCAATGGTGGTGGTCGGGAACGCCGGCAATTTCAGACGCGCCTGTTGCGTGGCGATGCGTTTGGCGAACGGCGAATGGCGCTGGCTGTCGCTGGCATTGATCGCCTCGATCCGGGCCTGCACGGCGGCCTTGTGAATGCGCGGCGAGCGGGCGCGACTCTCTTGAATGGCGCGACTTTCGGCCAGCGCGTTTTGTACTCTCGGCGCTTGTGGATCATTCAGCGCATCACGCAGCACGGAGATTTCGGCGCATTTCTGCACGGCGAATGCCAGCCAGCTTTTCAGTTCCGGATCCAGCTTGTCTTCGCGCTCGACATCCACCGGACTGTGCAGCAACGAGCAGGAACTGCTGACCCACAGGTTGTCGCCAAAACGCTCCTGCGCCGGTTGCAACTGCGCCAGCGCCTGCTCCAGTTCGCAGCGCCAGACGTTACGCCCGTTG is a window from the Pseudomonas gozinkensis genome containing:
- the metE gene encoding 5-methyltetrahydropteroyltriglutamate--homocysteine S-methyltransferase, whose protein sequence is MAVAHTLGFPRIGADRELKKALEACWKGDLDQAALNQVGRELRARHWQLQKDAGIDLLPVGDFAWYDQVLTHSLTFGVIPERFDAVRDERGLPTLDTLFAMARGATSSCCGGEHGKTQYAQELTKWFDTNYHYLVPEFTADQQFKLSWEQLFDEVEEAKALGHNVKPVIIGPLTYLWLGKAKGNDFDKLDLLERLLPVYNEILGRLAAQGVEWVQIDEPILTLDLPQAWKSAFERAYHILQYSPLKKLVATYFSGLQDNLGLAVGLPVQGLHIDAVRAPDQLGQVLDRLPTYKILSVGLVNGRNVWRCELEQALAQLQPAQERFGDNLWVSSSCSLLHSPVDVEREDKLDPELKSWLAFAVQKCAEISVLRDALNDPQAPRVQNALAESRAIQESRARSPRIHKAAVQARIEAINASDSQRHSPFAKRIATQQARLKLPAFPTTTIGSFPQTGSIRLARQAFKQGKLSANDYHDAMRSEIRHAVQVQERLGLDVLVHGEAERNDMVEYFAEQLDGYLFTRFGWVQSYGSRCVKPAVIYGDLSRPNAMTVDWITYAQSLTDKVMKGMLTGPVTMLMWSFPREDVSRKIQAQQLALALRDEVVDLENAGIKIVQIDEAAFREGLPLRREQWQEYLDWAVQAFRLTASGVKDETQIHTHMCYSEFNDVIKAIADMDADVITIETSRSDMELLEAFEAFDYPNDIGPGVYDIHSPRVPDTAEMVKLMSKAVKRIPAQRLWVNPDCGLKTRAWPETEAALVNMVAAARQLRSQLA